The following are encoded in a window of Methylicorpusculum oleiharenae genomic DNA:
- the hemA gene encoding glutamyl-tRNA reductase — protein sequence MTLLAVGINYNTAPVSIRERLAFPADILESSLQDLWRLNGISEAAILSTCNRTEFYCESPIENKQILIDWVADNRNIQSADFAPYLYTHQDSQLIRHMFRVACGLDSMVLGEPQILGQMKTAYQAASEAGTLGKYLGKLFQYTFSAAKKVRTDTAIGSSPVSIAFAAVQLAQQIFDKLSEQTAILIGAGETIELTARHLSQQGIGRIIIANRTFDKAHALASRFNGYAISLTELPTHLAEADIVVSSTASQLPILGKGSVESAIKKRKHKPMFMVDLAVPRDIEAEVEQLKDVYLYTVDDLQNTIDQNMDNRRRAALQAEEIIDTEVEHFLYWLRAQGAQNTIRDYRVQAESIRDEALTKTLKMLNNGLSAEEALNRLAHSLTNKLIHTPSTQIREAGANERHDLIAAAREIFKLSSTQ from the coding sequence ATGACACTGCTAGCCGTTGGAATCAATTACAATACAGCGCCGGTTTCAATTCGCGAGCGATTGGCTTTTCCTGCCGATATTCTGGAATCATCATTACAGGATTTATGGCGATTAAATGGCATTTCCGAAGCGGCCATATTATCGACCTGCAACCGCACTGAATTTTATTGCGAATCCCCCATAGAAAACAAACAAATATTAATCGATTGGGTTGCAGATAATCGAAACATACAATCAGCCGATTTCGCCCCCTATTTATACACCCACCAGGACAGCCAGCTAATTCGTCATATGTTCCGCGTCGCATGCGGACTTGACTCCATGGTCCTGGGCGAACCTCAAATTCTGGGGCAAATGAAAACAGCTTACCAGGCAGCATCAGAAGCCGGCACGCTTGGCAAATACCTGGGCAAGTTATTTCAATACACCTTTTCAGCCGCCAAAAAGGTCAGGACAGATACGGCCATCGGATCAAGCCCGGTATCGATTGCATTTGCAGCCGTTCAACTTGCGCAGCAGATTTTTGACAAACTCAGTGAACAAACCGCTATTTTAATAGGCGCCGGAGAGACAATAGAATTAACAGCACGTCATCTTAGCCAACAAGGCATCGGTAGAATCATTATCGCAAACCGTACTTTTGACAAAGCCCACGCACTGGCAAGTCGATTTAACGGCTATGCCATTTCATTAACAGAACTCCCTACGCATTTGGCCGAAGCCGACATCGTTGTATCGTCCACCGCCAGTCAACTACCTATCCTGGGCAAAGGGAGCGTGGAAAGCGCGATCAAAAAGCGCAAACACAAACCCATGTTCATGGTCGACCTTGCTGTCCCCCGAGATATCGAAGCAGAAGTGGAACAATTGAAAGACGTTTATCTTTACACCGTCGATGATCTCCAGAATACTATTGACCAAAATATGGACAACCGCCGCCGAGCAGCGCTGCAGGCTGAAGAAATCATCGATACGGAAGTCGAGCATTTTTTGTACTGGCTAAGGGCCCAAGGCGCGCAAAACACGATCAGGGATTATCGTGTACAGGCAGAATCAATACGTGACGAAGCCCTAACCAAAACCCTTAAAATGCTTAATAACGGCCTCTCTGCTGAAGAAGCACTCAATCGTCTGGCCCATAGCCTGACCAATAAACTCATTCACACGCCCAGCACCCAAATCAGAGAAGCGGGAGCTAACGAAAGGCACGATCTGATCGCGGCCGCGCGTGAAATTTTTAAATTATCCTCAACTCAATGA